In Bacillota bacterium LX-D, the genomic window AGCCTTGATGATGGAAGCTAATATTGATGATATGAACCCGGAATTTTATGATTACTTGATCAACAAGTTTCTTCAAGCCGGAGCGATGGATGTTTTCTTGCGGAAAATCCAGATGAAAAAAAACCGGCCTGGTATTGTTTTAAGTTTATTAATTCATCCCGGTCAATTGGAAAAGTTCTATCATCAGGTGTTTGCCGAAACCACTTCAATCGGAGTCAGGGTTTATCCAGTGACCAAGTATATGCTGCCTTATGAAATAATTACTGTGCAAACCAAACTAGGTCCAGCTAAGGTGAAAGTGGCCCGTCATCAGGATAACCTGCGTAATGTGGCCCCAGAATATGAGGATTGTCGTAAAATTGCAGAAGAGCTTCAAATGCCACTCAAAGAAGTTTACGATACTATCAAATACGAAGCTTATCACCAGTTAGGACAAAAAGATCGTACTACTTTGTCACCTACCAACCGGAGTAAGGGAGATTCTAGAACTGAGACGTTGGTAGAAAAGACCGTAATTAGAAAGGAGTAATTACTATGAATAGATTGGTTAAAGTATCCACAAAAGAAGATATTTTTCTAAAATATAGAGAAACCCCGATTGGGCGTCTTTTAGAATATCATAATCTTAATCGTGAATTCGATTCATACGCAAAAGCCGAGTTGTTAATTGGAATGTGTATGGATAATCGTAAACATCTTCATATTCCCGATAATTTTGCGTATATCATTCGGAGTGGTGGGGGAAATTTACGCTATAGTGAGTTTAAAATATCGTATGCTGTTGCTATTGGGGGAGTAAAGGCGATAGCTTTAATAGGACACAATAATTGTGGTATGGTAAACCTTTTTTCTAAAAAAGAACAATTTATAAAAGGACTAGTTGAACGTGGAGGATGGAATCAGGAATCGGCCGAAGAGCACTTTAGGAATTTTGCTCCAATGTTCGAAATCGAAAATGAAATAGATTTCGTATTAAGTG contains:
- the larC gene encoding pyridinium-3,5-bisthiocarboxylic acid mononucleotide nickel chelatase, with product MHQGEALMMEANIDDMNPEFYDYLINKFLQAGAMDVFLRKIQMKKNRPGIVLSLLIHPGQLEKFYHQVFAETTSIGVRVYPVTKYMLPYEIITVQTKLGPAKVKVARHQDNLRNVAPEYEDCRKIAEELQMPLKEVYDTIKYEAYHQLGQKDRTTLSPTNRSKGDSRTETLVEKTVIRKE
- a CDS encoding carbonic anhydrase, which codes for MNRLVKVSTKEDIFLKYRETPIGRLLEYHNLNREFDSYAKAELLIGMCMDNRKHLHIPDNFAYIIRSGGGNLRYSEFKISYAVAIGGVKAIALIGHNNCGMVNLFSKKEQFIKGLVERGGWNQESAEEHFRNFAPMFEIENEIDFVLSEARRLQAKYPKILVAPLFYKIEDNQIYLIKES